Genomic DNA from Buchnera aphidicola (Nurudea shiraii):
TATCTATGAAGCTAAGAGAAACAAATATATTGGAAAAAATGTTTTTAAATCAGGTTTAGATTTTGAAATTGTTTTACATAGTGGTGCTGGTCGTTATATTTGTGGAGAAGAAACGGCATTAATCAATTCTTTGGAAGGTAAACGAGCTAATCCTAGATTTAAACCTCCTTTTCCTGCTTTTATAGGGGCATGGGGAAAACCTACTTGTATTAATAATGTTGAGACTTTATCTAATGTTCCATCTATCGTTTTTAATGGTGTAGAATGGTATAAAAATTTGTCAAATAGTTTAGATTGTGGTACTAAGATGATGGGATTTTCGGGAAAAGTTAAAAATCCTGGATTGTGGGAGTTGCCTTTTGGAACTTCAGCTCGCGAAGTATTAGAAGATTATGCGGGTGGTATGCAGGATGGATTTACACTTAAAGCATGGTTACCAGGAGGAGCAAGTACAGATTTTTTGACGCATAAACATATTGATGTTCCTATGGATTTTTCTAGTATTCAAAAGTTAGGGAGTAGATTAGGAACTGCTGTTTCTATGGCAGTTGATCATACCATTAATATAGTATCCTTAGTAAGAAACATAGAAGAATTTTTCTCTCGTGAATCTTGTGGATTATGTACTCCATGTCGAGATGGTTTACCATGGATTGTTTCTATTTTAAGATCTTTAGAAAAAAAAGAAGGACATGAGAATGATATTAAAATTTTAGAAAGTTTGTGTTTTCAATTAAGTCCAGGAAAAACGTTTTGTGCACATGCTCCTGGAGCCGTTTCTCCATTGAGAAGTGCGATTAAATATTTTCGTCCGGAGTTTGAAAGTTGTATTAAAAATTCATCGTCAATTATCAATGTCAAATGCATAGAAGGTATTCAATTAAATGATATTTCTAATAATTAGTTTGATGATATAGTGCAATGTTGTGGAATAGTTATTGTATATCAACATAACTTAATTTTATCATATAAATAATATGCAATTTGAAATTACCAAATGAAAATGAAGATTATTTTATGGCTACAATTTTTATAGACAATAAAGAATATAATATTTGTGATTCAAATAATTTATTGCATGTGTGTTTATCGCTTGGTTTTGACATACCTTATTTTTGTTGGCATCCTGCGTTAGGTAGTATAGGTATATGTCGTCAGTGTACCGTAAAACAGTATCATGATTTTAAAGATACATCTGGAAAATTAGTAGTATCTTGCATGACTCCTATTACAGATGGATTAATAGTTTCTATTCATGATAGTGAAGCAGTAGAGTTTAGAAAGAATATTATTGAATTGTTAATGACTAATCATCCTCATGATTGTCCTGTTTGTGAAGAAGGTGGAAGTTGTCATCTTCAAGATATGACCGTAATGACTAAACATTATATTAGAAAGTATAGATTTGAAAAAAGAACTCATAAGAATCAAAATTTAGGTCATTTTATTAAGCATGAGATGAACCGATGTATTTCTTGTTATAGATGTGTTCGTTATTATAAAGATTATTCTGATGGTACAGATTTTGGAGTTTTTGGAATTAGTAATAACGTTTATTTTGGAAGGTTTAAAGAAGGTTCTTTAGAGAGTGAGTTTTCTGGAAATTTAATAGATATTTGTCCTACTGGAGTATTTACTGATAAAACTCAATCAGAAACATATACAAGAAAATGGGATTTACAATATGCTCCGAGTATTTGTCAACATTGTTGTATTGGATGTAATATTAGTGTAGGTGAAAGGTATGGAGAAATATGTAAAATAGAAAATCGATATCATCGTAATATTAATCGTTATTTTTTATGTGATTTAGGGAGATTTAGTTATGGGTATTCCAATTTAAAAAATAGGCCACGATGGTCTATGAAGCGCAAAAGTAATGGGAAGTGGGATACTATAGAAAGTATAAAAAAATCTATTAAACTGGTTTCTGATAGTTTAAATGCTTCGTCAAAAATTATGGGTATTGGTTCTAGTCGTGCTAGTTTAGAAAGCAATTATGCTCTTCAAAAATTGGTTGGACAAGAAAATTTTTCGATAGGAATATTACAAGATGAGTTAGATTGTGTGGAATTAATAGGGAAAATTTTAAAAGATAGTGGCATTTATACACCTACATTAAGAGAAATAGAAAAAAA
This window encodes:
- the nuoF gene encoding NADH-quinone oxidoreductase subunit NuoF, with product MKKILCTRETHPLTWWLGKKNDVVWIEEYKKKGGYLAFEKAIKTIEPKKIIDIIKDSGLKGRGGAGFSTGVKWSLMSQDSSNSVRYLLCNADEMEPGTYKDKFLMEKIPHQLIEGILISALALRVTVSYIFLRGEYINAEYVLSKAIYEAKRNKYIGKNVFKSGLDFEIVLHSGAGRYICGEETALINSLEGKRANPRFKPPFPAFIGAWGKPTCINNVETLSNVPSIVFNGVEWYKNLSNSLDCGTKMMGFSGKVKNPGLWELPFGTSAREVLEDYAGGMQDGFTLKAWLPGGASTDFLTHKHIDVPMDFSSIQKLGSRLGTAVSMAVDHTINIVSLVRNIEEFFSRESCGLCTPCRDGLPWIVSILRSLEKKEGHENDIKILESLCFQLSPGKTFCAHAPGAVSPLRSAIKYFRPEFESCIKNSSSIINVKCIEGIQLNDISNN